Within the Streptomyces sp. YIM 121038 genome, the region CCAGTGACCCGCTTGAAGCTTTCTCGGACTCTTTCGATGACATCAGTGACGTTGTCTCTGACTCGTACAACTCGCTGATCGGCATGGTTCAGACGGTCAAGGACATCCGCGAGGCCCCCAAGGCCTATGCGGGTCGCGTCTTCGACCAGTTCATGAGCACTGCTGAAGAATCGATGCCAGTCACTAAGGGGCTCTTCGACTTCGACAAGGGCGCCAAGGTAAAGGCTGACGTGGACACCTCTTTCGGGGGTGGCTTCTCAGCTCCCGGTAAGGGCAAGGGCGCTCAGAGATGGGCGCCCGTCGTGTCCCGAGTCCTTACGGCACTGAGGCTCCCGCAGTCGGCCAAGGGCACGGTGCTCTACCGGATTGGCTTCGAGTCAGCCGGTAATCCGAACGCAGTCAACAAGTGGGATATCAACTGGCAGTCAGGACACCCGTCCGTTGGCCTCATGCAGGTGATTGGGCCGACCTTCGCCCGCTATGCGGGACCCTTCCGCGGAACGAAGCCTCAGATGTACGGAGTCGCTACTGATCCGTTCGCCAACGTATACGCCGGAGTGAACTACGCACGAGACCGTTATGGCTCTCGCTGGCTGTCGATTCTCGCGGGCAACAAGGGCTACGCCAACGGCACACTCAGTGCCTCGCCCGGCCTCGCCCTGGTGGGCGAACGTGGCCCCGAATTGGTGGACTTCGGCCGCGGCGGACAAAGGGTCTTCACCAACGAAGAGACGAACGCTCTCTTCTCCGGCCGTCCCATTGAAATCCATGTCCATGAGGCTCGGAATGAGCCGACGCCTCAGGCCGTCATGAGGGCTCTCCGGCAGGCCGAGGCCTTGCACTCGCCCCTGTAGGAGGTCGCATGCCCATACCGGTGACAGCTCGTCCCACAGCTCCTGGCCCCATGGTCGACGAGCCGCCGGAGCCGGAGGCCTGGAGCCGCACGCAGGTCACCATCACAGGGAGAGGTGGTGAGGGGTGGGAGCTGCCCCTCACCGCTTCCGGCAGCTCGGCGTGGCCACAGGCCATCATGCTGCCAGGGGCCACGGGGCTCGACGCCCCGCCCTTCGGGCTCTTCTCCGATGACAGCCCCGGCCTCGATGGCTCGATCTTCCGATCTGCCCGTGCTTCAGCACGAGAGGTCATGATCCCGGTCTATCTCCACGGAATCGACCGGCCCACAATCAATGCGCTGAAGCGCAGACTCTTCAAGGAGCTGAACCCGAAAGCAGGTCCATGCGTCCTGCGATTCACTGAAGGCGACAACTCGACCCGCCTCCTGACTGCCTATTACAAGGGCGGCATGGAAGGCGCCGAGGGCGACTCTTCCGGTTTCACATGGTCGAAGTACGGGCTCACATTCGTTGCGATGGATCCCTGGTACTACGACGAGCGGGAGATATCGAAACGCTTCCTCTTCGGTGAGGGTGATCCACTGCTGAGCCCCACTAAGCCCTTCTTTCCCATGAGGATTGCTGATGGCGTTCTTGGTGACGGTTACTACTTCGTCGACAACCCGGGCGACATCGAGGCGTGGCCCATCTGGCGACTGAAGGGGCCCATCAAGAGCTTCAAACTCAGCACTGAGAGCGCACCGGGGGAGGTCTCCGCCATCAAGGCCACGGCTCCCGCCGATGGCTCCGACATCGTCCCCTCAGGCCGGACGCTGACCATCGATACGCGCCCCGGCCGGAAGACCGTCGCCGACGACCGCGGAGTCAACTACTGGGCCAAGCTGGACACGAACCCCACCTTCTGGCCTCTCGAATCCGGAGGCAATGCACCGCAGCTGTCCGTCGTCACCGGATCCGGAAAGGCATCGGTGACTCTGAACTTCACACCGAGATACGCCACTTACGCTTAGGGGGTCCATGGGATACCGAGTCGAGGTCTTCGACAAGGACTTGAGGCGGGTAGGCGAGATTGATGAATGGATCTCACTCGACTTCACGGTGAAGCTCCGTCAGGAAGGGTCCTGGCAGATCCTCATCAAGGACGGCACGACTCAGTCAGACCTCATCGAGAAAGGGGGCGGCATAGCCATCTGGCAGGAGGGCGTAACGCGCCCGATCCTGTCCGGCCAGGTCGACACCTTTCAGAAGTACTGGACCAAGGTCCAGCACACGGGACCCGGTTCTCTGTACATCGCCGGTAAGTGCCATAACACCTTGGCCTATAGGCGTCTGGCTTTCCCGGATCCCACCAAGCCAGTGAATCAGCAATACCTGAGCCGGCTCGCCCGTCGCATGGTTTATGAACCGACGGTCGGGAACGCCATCTACAAGGAACTCCTCAGCTGCCTCGGGGCCGGTGCTCTGCCGGATCGGAGGATCGGGAACGTCATCTTGAATGACGCGTCAGTCGGCTCAGGTAGACGCTTCGGGGCCGTCCTTCAGTGGGACGTTGTGGGCGAGGTCCTGGAGCAGTGGGGCGAGAAGCGCAGCGCCGCGCACCGCTTCATCTACAACCCCGAGACGCAACGAATAGACGTCGAGATCTTCGCTCCGCGGGACCGGTCCAAGGAGGTCCGCTTCTCCCCCGAGCTAGGGAATCTCCGCGAATACATCTGGACGTTGAGCGCACCGAAGGTAACGCGGGCCATCATCGGCTGTGCCGGAGAGCAGCAGGGGCGCTACGTATCGCAGACGATCGACAAGGAGTCTGAGGCCGAATGGGGCCTGAGCATAGAGCAGTTCGTAGACCGCCGTGACATCGCGCTGAAGGCGGACCGGGAATCAGGTCAGCCAGTCAGGGCCGAGGCTTCGATGACGGCCGAGGACTATGAATCTGCTCTGGCCACCCTCAAGGAGGCCGCGACCGACGCTCTCCGCGAGGGCGAGCGAAACGGCAACTTTCAGATCTATCCAATCGATACAGAGTTCTGCCAGTTCGGCCGCGACTACTTCGTTGGCGACAAGGTGACGGTAGCTGTCGACGGGACCGAGTACAGCGACATCGTTCGCGAGGTTGTGATCTCCGTTGATGATGCCGGAAACACGAACGACGTCGCTCCCAAGATTGGCCAGCAGGGCACCGGCGAACCGCTGAACCTCTACAAGGTCGTCTACGAGATGCAACGCAAACTACGGCGCCTAGAAGCGAGGATGTGAATTGGCAGAATCCAGTTACCCCTTTGATGCGAGTAATTCGAGCGGCGGCACGGCTGTCGTCTCTCAGACGCAGTGGCAAGACATGGCCGTGCGGTGGGCTCCTGATGGCATCGACTACCGGCTGACGGGCCCGAGCCCGACAGACCTCCCCTTCTCCGCGGCCGTCGTCAACGGCCGCCAGGTCCAAGTCCGGAGCGGAGCTGCGTGGGTCGGCGGCTTCTACTACCGCTCTACCGCGACGGTCTCTCTCGACATCGCGGAGACGACGACGAAGGCCCGGAAGGACCTGATCGTGATCCGGCTGGACATGGCCCAGTCAGCGGCAAGGCTCGCCGTCCTCAAGGGCGTTGAGTCGGCCACGCCGACCGAGCCCCGCCCCACTCAGGTCCGCGGTGCCATCTGGGAAACGCCCCTGTGGGCCGTCGACGTCCCCGCAGCCAACGGCGCCGTCACGGTCACGCGGCGGGGCCCCTTCGCAATGCCCGCCCCGGTGGCGTACCCATGGGGAGCCGAGGACAGCGCCCTTCTGGTCCCGCGGAACACACTCGCCTACGACCTCGATGCGAACAACGACGGTGGCCAGCAGGAAGCCTGGCACGGACACGACGGCTACGCCGTGACTCGGCACCTGGGCAAGTCGGAGACGTACACCCCGAGCACCATCAACACCAGCTTCCAGCTCCCAAGCGCCGACCGAGTCGGGCGATGGCGCTGGATCGCTCCTAACGTCATGTGGTTCCAGATCACCATTCGGAACTCGCTTGATCAGGGAGCGATGGTGAAGGGCGGCGAATGGCGAGTCGGTGTGACGCTGCCAAGGAAGTGCAATCCCCGGGGAATTCAGGTCCTGCACGGCTATATGTCGAATCCTGACCTCTCCGGCAACTTGCCCAACATGATTTCGGTGACGGCGACTACGGAACCAGGAACTTCGACTCTTCTCCTCCACACGCCCAACAACAAGACGCCCAGCGAAGGCCTTGATGGTCTGCGCGGCTTCCCCGCGAAGTCGACGTACAGCATCTCCGGCGTCCTCGAAGCCAACGAGTTGAAGGAGTAGGCGCATGCGGCATCTCTACGGCGGCACGGCCGCCGACGTTGCTGAGGACGCCTCTGGCGTACGTGTCCCCGGGGCGACAGGAACCGTCTGGACTGGCCCCGGCGAGGGCGCCACTCAGATCACTGACCTCCTGGCGCTCGACGGCGCCCCCATGCAGCAGCTCGTAGCCGACTCCGCGGGCATGCTCCCGGCCTTCTACGGGCCGGAGAGCAAGACACGGGTGTGGGTCGACTTCGGTGGGGCTCGGGTGGCTTTAGTCGCCACGGACACCGCAGACAGGCTCAGCGAGCACCAGGCCGCGGCGGACCCTCACGGCTCCACCACGGCGGCCGTCGAGGCGATCCAGGCCCGCATGGGCCGACCGCTCGGCTTCGCCCAGCTCGACGAGAACGGCCGTGTCCCGGCCTCGCAGCTCCCGCTCTGCCCCTGCCAGACGAAGCCTCCGCAGACGGCTGCGGAGTAGTCAGCCAGCCGTCACGGGGTGAGGCTGACTCGGGGGCAGTCCGGTAGGCGCCCTACAAGAGTTCGCCGTCCTTGAGTTCATTGAGCGCTTCACAGACCCGGTCAGCGCGGGCCTGGCCCTTGTACCGGTGCACCACGGTCTGTGTGCCACGGCTGTTCACGCGCCTCACCTCAAAGTGATGCCCCCACTTCTCATTCCACTGCTCTCCGCTTACTTCGTAACGCTCAACGCTCAGCATGGCAGGACGCTAGCACTCAACTGCCGCTCTATGAGGGCCTGTTCGATCATTCGCTGTCCCCGAACGTGTCCTGAGGCGGGTCGAGCGTCTTGATTGCGAGCCACAAGCCCGGGGCGTTAGTTCGCCCAGCTGTCTCCGTAAGTCCGTGGAGTTCCTGAGCCGCCTCCTTCCGAATTGCTTTACGAAGACCCTCTTGAGCGTTCTCGACTTCGCTCATCACGCTCCCCTTTCCCTGCCAAACGATGCGGCCACAGGCTACAGCCCTGAGGGCCGCATTTTCTATGCCCTCGGAGGCTTATGACCTTCGCTCAGATCCTGTCGACCTCTGCCGCCCTCGCCTCTGTCACTGCCGCGGCCGTCGTCGTTCTCGCTTCCTTCCGAACGAGCGCCGCACGCGTATGGCGCGAAGAAGCCGAAGCCCAGAAGGAGAGGGCCGATCGCCTTGCTGGTGACCTCGACGAGATCAAGGCTCGCCTAGCCCGTATTGAAGCCGAGAATGCCCGGCTCATAACTCTTCTTACTTCTCTTGACCCTGCCCGTCTCGCTGTCGTGCGACTGACGGATGACTCTTCGGAGGATTAATGGCCACACCGATGACACCTGCTCAGATAAAGGCCCAGCTCCGCAAGTTCGGAGTTCCGTTCAAGGAGTTCCGATCCTGGGCATCCCACAATCGGAATCACAAGGGTTCCTGGGGGCCCGTGAACGGTTTCATGGTCCACCACACGGGCTCTGACGCCGACGATCAGCGAGCGATGCTCTACGAGGGCATCAGCGGTCTTCCGGGCCCGCTCTGCCACTTCGGGCTCGACCAGGACGGCACCGTTCACCTCATCGGCTGGGGCCGGGCGAATCATGCTGGCTCCGGTGACCCTGACGTTCTCCGGGCAGTTCAGAACGAGGACTACGGCAAGAACCCTCCGGCCGACAACGAGTCGAGCGTCGACGGCAACGCCCGCTTCTACGGTGTGGAGATCTGGTACTCAGGCTCTCACCGGATGTCTGACGCTCAGTACAGGACGCTGCTCAAGCTTGCTGCTGCTGTCTGCGACTTCCACGGCTGGTCGGAGAAGTCCGTCATCGGGCATGGCGAGTGGGGCTCTCCCGGCAAGTGGGATCCGGGTTACAAGCCGGGCCACATGATGGACATGGCCGCGGTGCGGGCCGACGTGAAGGCGGCCCTCAAGCCGGGCGGCAAGCCGCCCACGAAGCCGAAGCCGGACAAGCCGAAGCCCAAGCCGCCGACGAAGCCCGGCCCCTTCCCCGGCGCCGCGTACTTCCGTCCAGGCGCCAGAAACAAGTACGTGACCCAGCTCGGCAAGCGGCTCGTGCAGCGCGGCTACGGCCGCTTCTATGCCGAGGGCCCAGGCCCGACGTGGACGAGCGTCGACCGAGCCGCAGTACGCGCCTTCCAGCACGACCAGGGATGGTCTGGCAGCGACGCCGACGGATACCCAGGCCGTGAGACGTGGCGTCGCCTGTTCAGCTAGTTACAGCCTTGTCGGATCGTTGCTCATCAACTTGAAGTTATCGCAATACCAGCCAACGCCTGCGGGTACTCCAGCGTTCTCAAGAACCATTTGCACCAAGGACAGATAGATGTCGTGCGTGCTCTGCCCATTTCCCGGAGTGAGCGTTCCATGCGAGCCATGGAGTTCCGAAGCACTCTCAAAGCCTGACGGGATTCTGAGAGTGATTGAGAAAAAGAGACTGCCCGGTTCCGCCAACTCGCCCGGAAACGACTCTCGATTGATCTGCACTATGCACCTTCCATCAGTTAACTCACATCAAGGAGTGATGAATCATTATCACTGACTTCATCTCTGCCCATGCTGTCCGGCTCCATTCCATCCTGTCCGCGGTTCTGATCTCCCTGCCGATCATCTGGCCAGACATCGACTGGAAGGCCCTTGCCGCGGCTGCTGCGGCCCTTCTCGGTACCGGTGTGGCTGCGGCCCGGCACGAGGACACCAAGACGGCTGCGGCGCTGGCTGTGCCGCCGGACACCAACTGGTGATCGAGCCCTGAACATGCGAAAGCCCCCGGCTGGTAGCTAGCCAGCCGGGGGCCTGCCTCGCCTGAGGGCTTCGCGCGTCCACAGTGGCCCGGAGGCCCACCGTCAGGCATGTTGCCGTCCCGCGTGGTCCAGGTCCGAGAGAGCCCCGGCAAGCGGCTCCAGCGCGGGTGGGAGGTGGCGTCAGTCTATCGGACCAGGAGCCACCCCGTCCGCCGCATGCCTGACTCCCTGAAAACACGAAAGCCCCCTACCCATTTCGGGTAGGGGGCTTCTTTGCGTTTCGGTCACTGCCTTTCAGCTAACTCCGTGCGCGACCGTTCCACGTCCCAATGCGCTCGGCCGCTAGACACAAGTTCCTGAAACTTCTCGCACACCTCGGCTGTGTGTGGCTTGTACGGAACTGGCGCGACGTAGTCACTACCTCCACCGGGGCCTCCATGCCTTGTAGCATCTAGGTGGCACAGGTAGTAACGGTCAGTCCTCTTCGACTTCACCCAGGCCAGGAAT harbors:
- a CDS encoding phage tail domain-containing protein — its product is MVDEPPEPEAWSRTQVTITGRGGEGWELPLTASGSSAWPQAIMLPGATGLDAPPFGLFSDDSPGLDGSIFRSARASAREVMIPVYLHGIDRPTINALKRRLFKELNPKAGPCVLRFTEGDNSTRLLTAYYKGGMEGAEGDSSGFTWSKYGLTFVAMDPWYYDEREISKRFLFGEGDPLLSPTKPFFPMRIADGVLGDGYYFVDNPGDIEAWPIWRLKGPIKSFKLSTESAPGEVSAIKATAPADGSDIVPSGRTLTIDTRPGRKTVADDRGVNYWAKLDTNPTFWPLESGGNAPQLSVVTGSGKASVTLNFTPRYATYA
- a CDS encoding siphovirus ReqiPepy6 Gp37-like family protein encodes the protein MGYRVEVFDKDLRRVGEIDEWISLDFTVKLRQEGSWQILIKDGTTQSDLIEKGGGIAIWQEGVTRPILSGQVDTFQKYWTKVQHTGPGSLYIAGKCHNTLAYRRLAFPDPTKPVNQQYLSRLARRMVYEPTVGNAIYKELLSCLGAGALPDRRIGNVILNDASVGSGRRFGAVLQWDVVGEVLEQWGEKRSAAHRFIYNPETQRIDVEIFAPRDRSKEVRFSPELGNLREYIWTLSAPKVTRAIIGCAGEQQGRYVSQTIDKESEAEWGLSIEQFVDRRDIALKADRESGQPVRAEASMTAEDYESALATLKEAATDALREGERNGNFQIYPIDTEFCQFGRDYFVGDKVTVAVDGTEYSDIVREVVISVDDAGNTNDVAPKIGQQGTGEPLNLYKVVYEMQRKLRRLEARM
- a CDS encoding glycerophosphodiester phosphodiesterase, which translates into the protein MRHLYGGTAADVAEDASGVRVPGATGTVWTGPGEGATQITDLLALDGAPMQQLVADSAGMLPAFYGPESKTRVWVDFGGARVALVATDTADRLSEHQAAADPHGSTTAAVEAIQARMGRPLGFAQLDENGRVPASQLPLCPCQTKPPQTAAE
- a CDS encoding peptidoglycan-binding protein; translation: MNGFMVHHTGSDADDQRAMLYEGISGLPGPLCHFGLDQDGTVHLIGWGRANHAGSGDPDVLRAVQNEDYGKNPPADNESSVDGNARFYGVEIWYSGSHRMSDAQYRTLLKLAAAVCDFHGWSEKSVIGHGEWGSPGKWDPGYKPGHMMDMAAVRADVKAALKPGGKPPTKPKPDKPKPKPPTKPGPFPGAAYFRPGARNKYVTQLGKRLVQRGYGRFYAEGPGPTWTSVDRAAVRAFQHDQGWSGSDADGYPGRETWRRLFS